CATGTTCTCCTTCGGCGCCGACAAGCAGACCGCTCGGGTTGCGGGCGAGTTCTATGTCAACGCCATCAACGTGATGCGCGGCGCGGAGGCGATCTCCCGTTACGAGCCCATCGACGAGGGCGAGAAGTTCCGCATCGAGTACTGGGAACTGGAGGAGGCCAAGCTGCGGCGGCGCCCCAAGGCCAAGCCGCTGGCCACCCGGGTCGCCCTGGTCACCGGCGGTGCCTCCGGAATCGGCCTGGCCACCGCCCGCAGGCTCGTCGCCGAGGGCGCCTGCGTGGTGGTCGCCGACCGGGATGCCGAACGCGCCGCCGAGGTCGCGGCAGAACTCGGCGCCAACGCCTATCGGGCCGAGGACGTCGCGATCGCCGTCGGTGCCGATGTCACCGATTCGGCCGCCGTCGAGGCCGCACTGGCCACGGCTGCACTGGCCTTCGGCGGTGTCGACCTGATCGTCAACAACGCGGGACTGTCGATCTCCAAGCCGCTGCTGGAGACCACCGACGCGGACTGGGACATCCAGCACCAGGTGATGTCCCGAGGCTCCTTCGTGGTGTCGCGCGCGGCGGCCCGGGTGCTCGTCGCGCAGGGCATGGGCGGCGACATCGTCTACATCGCCAGCAAGAACGGCGTGTTCGCGGGTCCCAACAACGTCGCCTACGGGGCGGCGAAGGCGGACCAGGCCCACCAGGTCCGGTTGCTGGCCGCCGAACTCGGCGAGCACCGCGTCCGGGTCAACGGCATCAACCCCGACGGGGTGGTGCGCGGCTCCGGCATCTTCTCCGGCGGCTGGGGTGCACAACGCGCCGCGGTCTACGGCGTCGAGGAGTCCGAACTCGGCAGTTTCTACGCGCAGCGCACCCTGCTCAAGCAGGAGGTGCTGCCCGAGCACGTCGCGGCCGCGGTGTTCGCACTGACCGGCGGCGACTTGACGCACACCACCGGACTGCACATCCCGGTGGATGCGGGCGTCGCGGCGGCGTTCCTGCGCTGAACAGGAACGACCGGTAGATCGGCGCAGTACGACCACGGCGAGGGAAGGCCCAGGACAAGGAGGTCCCCATGGTTGCGTTGGCGGTACGACCGGCTACGACCGATTCGGAGCGAGGCCAGAGCAGGCTGAGCAGATCCGAGCGGGTCATCGAGGTCCGACTGACCAGGGAGGAGCGCATGATTCTCGCGCTGCTCGCGGACGGCTATCTGCTCGACGGCATCGCGCGGCGGATGTGCACGTCCAACCGAACCCTGCGTAGGCGGATTCGCGGGGTGTGCGATCGGCTCGGCGTGCAGACGCCGATCCAGGCGGTGGCCTGGGCGGCTCGGCGTGGGCTGATCTAGCCAAGCCCATCCCGACAACGGTGTGCGGGCCGATGCCCGCAGACCCCCTTACCCGACCGTCCTGCCGTGACGTCCGGTCCTGGCCACGCCGGGGTGTCGACCCGAAACCGGAGTCGACATCTCGGTGCGACCGGCCGGTGCAGGGCGTCGTGATCCCGGGCGATCTAGAAGCGCGTGCCCGGTCGTCTCCCGGTGCGGGTCCCGCTGTGTCCTCGGCTGCCCGGCAAACGGGTGGACGCACCGGATTCCCCCGCCGCGCCCATGGCACGACGGGCGGGTTTCATGACGACGAAGGGAACAGGCGCGTGAGTTCATCGGGGCCGAGCGGCGGCGGATCGACGGTGTCGTGCGCGGCGGTGGACCTCGGCGCGTCCAGCGGCCGGGTCATCCTCGGGCGAGTCGGCGGAGGCGAACTGACCACCACCGAGGTCGCCCGATTCGACAACAAGCCGATCCGCGTGCCCCGCGGCGCGGACGACGACCGGCTGCACTGGGACATCCTGCGGCTTTACGCCGATGTGCTCGCCGGTCTGCGCCGGGCCTCGGAGCTGGGGCCGCTGGACGGCATCGGGATCGACTCCTGGGCGGTGGACTACGGGCTGCTCGACGCGGGCGGTGAACTACTCGGCAACCCGATTCACTATCGAGACGCCCGCACCGACGGCGTCCTCGATCAGGTGCGTGCCGAGCTCGGCGCCCGCCGGATCTATGCCACCACCGGCATCCAGTTCATGCAGATCAACACGCTGATCCAGCTGGTGGCGGCGCGGGACAGCCCGGCCCTGGCCTCGGCGCGGCGGCTGTTGCTGATCCCCGACCTGCTCTGTTATTGGCTGACCGGCGAATTCGGCGCCGAGGTCACCAACGCGTCGACCACCCAGCTGCTCGACGTCGGACAGCGGCGGTGGGCGCGGGAGTTGATCCGCGATGCGGGGATCGACGAGGCACTGCTGCCCCGGCTGCGCGAACCGGGCGAGACCATCGGCGTGCTCGCCGGGTCCGCCCGCGATCAGCTTGGCGGCCACGCAACACCGGTGGTGGCCGTCGGTTCCCATGACACGGCCTCGGCGATCGTCGCGGTGCCCGCCACGGGGACCCGGTTCGGCTACATCTCCTGCGGCACCTGGTCGCTCGTCGGGTTGGAACTGGCCGCGCCGGTGTTGTCCGAGGCGAGTCGGGCCGCGAACTTCACCAACGAGCTCGGTGTCGACGGCACCACCCGCTATCTGCGCAACGTGATGGGCCTGTGGTTGCTCCAGGAGTCCCTGCGGACCTGGCAATCGCGGGGACAGCAGCCCGAGGTGGTCGAGCTGTTGAGCGGGGCGGCCGAGGCGGCGCCGTTCCGCTCGCTCATCGACCCGGACGACCCGAGGTTCCTAGCGCCGGGGGACATGCCCGCGCGGATCGCCGAGGTGTGCCGCGAGACCGGGCAACCGGTGCCCGCAGACCGATACCAATTGGTGCGATGCATCCTGGAAAGCCTCGCGCTGGCCTACCGCCGCACCTTGCGCACGGCCTGCGAACTGGCCGATCGCGAGGTCGACGTCCTGCACATCGTCGGTGGCGGCTCTCGCAACGAGCTGTTGTGCCGGTGGACCGCGGATGCCTGTGGCATTCCGGTGGTCGCCGGTCCCGTGGAGGCCACCGCGTTGGGCAACCTGCTGGTGCAGGCCAGGGCGGTGGGAGCGGCCGGGGTCGGTGATCTGACCGCGATGCGTGCCCTGGTCGCCGCGACGCAGGACGTGCACGAATACCGACCCGGTGGCGACATCCCCGCATGGGATGCCGCCGCCCGCCGCTGGTCGGCGATCTTCGAGCGTTAGCCCGAGACCGCCGACCCGCTTGGTCAGCTGAGCAGCTGCTCGGCCTCGTTCATCACCTGCTCGGCGCCTTCCTCGATCGTGAGATCGCCGAAGTTGATCGAGTCGTAGATCCGGGTGAAGGTGCGCTTGAGCGAACCCCAGCCCGGCGGCGGCGAACTCGGCGCGGGGCTCATGACGTCGGCCATGCTCTCCTCGAAGTCGAAGAGGATCTTGTCCACGCCGTCCAGATCGGCGGCCACCGCGGCACGCACCTCGCTGTTGGGCGGCGTTCCCCGGACGGTGCCGAGAATCTCGCCGGCTTCGACGTCGTTCATCAGGAAGTCGATCAGCGCGGCCGATTCGGCGGGATGCTCGGTCTGACTGCCGATGGCGATCTGAATCGAGGTCGAGGCGTAGATGCCCATCTCGCCGTCGGCGTTGCTCGGCCAGGGGCCAGTGCGACGTCATCGCCCATGGTCGGGAACAGCGATGCGGAGCTGCCGAGGTAGTTCAGTTCCGAGGCGGCGTCGCCCAACACCAGCGGGGAGGTGTCCACGGCCCCGGTGTGCTGGCTGGTGATCTCGGCCGGGGTGAACACGCCGGACTCGCTGAGGTCCTGGGTGAAGGTCCAGTAGTCGACGACGTCCTGTTCGTCGAAACCGATGCCCTCCTCGGTGTAGAAATCGCGACCCTGTTGCCGGACGAAGAACTGGAACCAGTCGATGGCCCAGCCCGGGTCGGTCATCCCGTAGACCTCGCCGTCGGTGTTCTCGCTGATCGCCTCCGAGGCCTCGATCAGGTCGTCCCAGGTGAAGTCGCCGATCTCCGGCGGTTCCAGGCCCGCGTCCGCCCAGATGGTGGGGTTGTAGGCCATGGTCTGCGTGCTGCGGCCCAGCGGGACGGCGAACTGGCCGTCGGCGAGCGTGCCGGAACGCAGGCCGTTGGGGTCGACCAACTCGGTGTCGATCTCGGAGCCGATGTACTCGTTGAGATCCAGCAGCATCCCGCGTTCGGCGTATTCGCGCAGGTAGCCGGCGTCCATCTGCACCACGTCGGGGATGTTGCGGCCTGCGACCTGGGTGGAGAGCTTCTCGAAGTAGGCGTCGAACCCGGAGAACGAGGTGTTCACCGTGATGTTCGGGTTGCGCTCCTCGAACAGATCGATGGCCTGTTGGGTCGCCTCGGCCCTGCTGTCGTTGCCGTACCAGGTGAAGTCCAACGAGACTCGACCATCATCGGACCCCGAGCCGCCGCACCCGGCCAGCACTCCGCAGGCCGCCAGCAGCGACACGGCCGCAGCGGCTGGGCCGCGCGGTCCGACTCGGCTCTTCCGGATACTGGTCGGCATCGTTGCCCTCCACGTCGTCGAGGCGAGCCCGACTTCGGGCCCGCCAGGTGAATGGGAAGGCATCGGGCCGGCCGCTGTCGAGGATCTGACCGGATCAGGTCGTGCGCCGACGGCGTCGACGCCATCCCGGCTCGCAAGCAGGCACTATCGGCCTCGTCACGAGGAGGTGCCATCGCCGTGCGAATGCCGGACGAGGATCGAGAGCTGTCCCCGATCACCGGGTGGACCAGGGATCACTGGGCTCAGACCGCCGACCGGATGTTGCTCGGCGTGCGCCGACACGCGTCCTCGACCCATGCGCAGTTCCGGCTGCCCGGCTCCCCGTCGAGATCCGGCGAATGGAGCGATGGCCTGGAGGGATTCGCGCGGACCTTCCTGACCGCGGCCTTCCGCATCGCGGGCAGCGGCGGGGACGACCCGCACGACTTCCTCGGCCGGTATGCCGAGGGCTTGGCGGCGGGAACGGATCCTCGGCACGCGCAACGGTGGCCGACCTTCGCCGAGACCGGCCAGGCCAAGGTCGAGGCGGCATCGGTCGTGATCGGACTCCACGAGACCCGCGAGTGGCTCTGGGACCGGCTCGACGACGACGTCCGACAGCGGGTGGTCGAGTGGCTCGCGCCGCAGGTCGGCGAGCCGGCCATCGATAACAACTGGATCTGGTTCCAGAACGTTACCGAGTCGTTCCTGCGTTCGGTGGGCGGGCCGTGGTCGCAGGCCGATCTGGACCGCAACTGCGAGCTGACCGAGTCCTGGCATCGCGGCGCGGGTTGGTACACCGACGGTGGACTGCGCAAGTACGACTTCTACAACGCCTGGGCCTTCCATCTCTATCCACTGTGGTGGTGTCGGATGTCCCCGGGACTGCCTGCGGCGCAGGAATGGCGCTCGACCTACCTGGATCGCCTGCGGGAGTTCCTGCCCGGGCACGCCGCGTTGTTCGGCGGGGACGGTGCCCCGTTGTTCCAGGGCCGGTCGTTGACCTACCGGTGGGCCGCCCTGGCGCCGGTCTGGGCCTCGGCGGTGTTCGACTCCGGACCGTTCGAGCCCGGTGTGTTGCGGCGTTGGGCCAGCGGAACGCTGCGGTACTTCCTGGACCGGGGTGCCTTGGACGCCGACGACGTGCTCACCACCGGATGGCACGGCTCCTACCCCCCGTTGGCCCAGTGGTATTCCGGGCCTGCCTCGCCGTATTGGGCGAGCAAGGGAATGTTGGGGCTGTTGCTGCCTGCGGACCATCCGGTGTGGACGGCCACCGAGGCGCCGATGCCGGTGGAGGAGTCGGATTTCGAACTCGATCTCCCCGCGCCGGGTTGGTTGGTCTCGGGCACCAAATCGGACGGTGTCGTCCGCGTGGTCAACCACGGCACCGACCGGGCTTCGGACGAGCGGCTCGCCGTCGAGCTGCCGGTCTACACCGCCTACGCGTACTCCACCCACACCGCCGTGCAGCTGGATCCGGCGCTCGAACTGCGGCGGGGCCGGGGGCTGGCCGCCGAGCCGACCGACGCCACGGTGGCCTTGGTGGATGCGGCGGGCTCGCCCTCGATGCGGCCACCGGTGACGCCGCTGGGCGTGGTCGACGGCGTGGGCTTCTCCCGACACCGGGCGCACTGGTCGGTGGACGAGGAGGGCACCGAGTTCCGGATCGGCCCGGTGGTGACGGTCGGGTCGGTCCTGCGAGGCGCGTGGGAGGTTCGGCTGGTCCGGATCACCGAGTCCGACGACGCAGCCGCCGGGTTGCCCGCCGCCCAGCCCGCCACCGGTGATCCGGTCGGCGTCGACGCGGTGTCGTTGCGGGTGACCGGTTGGCCGTTGGCAGGCGCGCAACCGCCGCAGGTCGAGTCGGGGACCGTTGCGCAGGGGGAGTCCCAGATGCGCGAGGAGACGATGGTGGCCGGTGGGCTGCGGGCGCGGTCCAGGGGACTGCGCGGGCTGATCTCGGCGCCTGCGCTGCGGGCCGAGGGCGCCTCGGCGCTGGACCGGTTCTCGGCGACCTCGGTACTGGTCGGTGCGGCGCCGCTCGAGTTGGGCGCGGTGTATGCGGCGGCGTTCGAACTCGCGGGACAGGACAGCGAGTCCACGCTGTCGGTGCTCTCCGTGGCCGTCGTCGAGTCGGACGGTGCCACGCCGGTGATCACGGTGCGTTGGAGCGACGGACGGGATCAGTCCTTCGCCTGGCCGGACTGAGGGCCGCCGCGATTGCGCCCCGGCCGCCGAGGTGGTCGGGGCGTTGTTCTGCGTAAACCGGGCTCGGCGTGCTGCCGTGTCGTCGCGGGGATTGTGCGGGCCGACTGTGGCCGAATTCGCCAGACCTGTGCGCGGATGTCTGCCGCGACACGCCGGGTAGGGACTTTTGTGTAATCGATCACTGGTTCTGGGTTGCCGTAAACCGAATGGAGCACTCGGAGTCACATAACGTCGGAATTAGTGCCGCCGTAGTAACGATGCGTCATGAATCATTGATCCATTCGGCGGAAATATCAGTACCAAATCCGTTAAGGAAATGATACGAGCGGGTCAAGTTTGTGCCCGGTCGCAACGGTCTGATGAGGACTGCTTAGCATCTGTGACCCAGGCAATACGAAGCATTCTCAGCTTAGTGTCGAGAGGGAGGTGCCGGTGTCTCGGTCACGAAGACAACGGGCTGGTGCGATTGTGGCGGTGTTCGCCCTGGGGAGCGCATTGACGGCGTGCGCGGACACCCCGGACGACGGCACGGTGGAACTCTCCTTCCAATGGTGGGGCAACGACGAGCGTGCCCAGGCGACCCAGGCGGCGATCGACCTCTTCATGGCCGAGAACCCCGATATCAGGGTCGAGGTGTCCTACGCCGACTACAACGCCTACGTCGAGCGGCTTTCCACCCAGGTCGCGGGCGGCAACAGCCCCGACGTCATCCAGACGGACACCCCGTTCCTCCGGGAGTTCGCCGATCGGGGAGTGCTTCGCGACCTCGGCGAATACGTCGGTGAGGGAATCGACACCGGCAGCCTGCCCACCGAGCTGATCGATGCGGGCAGCATCAACGGCATTCTGTACGGCCTGCCCGCCGGACAGAACACCCAGGCGATCCTGCTCGACAACGCCATCTGGGAGGAAGCCGGAGTCACGCCGCCCGAGGCAGGCTGGACCTGGGCGCAATTCGAGGCCGCGGGCGCCGAGCTGCACGAGGCCACCGACGGCGAGGTCTACGGCTACACCGACGTCGGCGGATTCTCCGACTGGTTCGACTTCTGGCTGCGTCAGGACGGCAAGGCGCTCTACAACCCGGACGGCACCCTCGGCTTCGAGGAAGCCGACCTGGTCGCCTTCTGGACCTGGACCAAGGGCCTGCAGGACAACGGAACCTTCACCCCTGCCGAGGTGACGACCACCTTCACCGGCGGTACCGACACCTCGCCATTATTGGCGGGCCGTGCGGGCGGCGAGTTCAACTACGACTCCACCGCGCCCGGCTACCACGCGGCCTTCGACGGTGAGATCACGCTGTCGCCGTGGCCCACCGACACCGGCAGCAGCGGGATGACCGCGGGCGCCGCCTCGATGTACAGCATCGGTACCGCCAGCGAGCACCCGGAAGAAGCAGCGCAGCTGATCGACTTCATGGTGAACAACGTCGAGGCGGGTCAGGAATTGGGCGTGGTGCGCAGCATGCCGCCCAACAGCGCGGTCCGCGAGGCCATCGCCTCGGAGTTGGACGGCCCCAATCAACAGGTCTTCGAGTACCAGGAAAGCGTGGCGGGGATGCTGAGCGGTGCGCCGCCCGCGCCGCCTGCTGGCGCCGGATCGGTGAAGCGTTCCTTCACCGTCGTCTACGATTCCTTCAACTTCGGCGGGATGTCCGTCGAGGAGGCCGCCGCACAGTTGATCGGCGAGGCGGAACAATCGATCGGCTGACGAGAACCTCACACGGTTCGATGGCGTGAACGCCGGTTCGTCGAGTGCGAATCCGTATTCGTCCTCGGGGCGATCGATAGCGAGGGCGGGTCGTCGCGACGACGATGATCCAACCGTCCCGATGAACGCCGAAGACGATATGTCGCCCACCGTCGAACCGTGCGAGATGGTGCCGGACGCAGTCGTGGGGATCGTGTCTTCAAGTGGCCGATCTACCACCGCGCCGCACCATCGATGCCCACTCACCTGATCGAGTAGTACACCGGGCGGCCGGGGTCGAGCACCTTCGACCCCGGCCGCCTGACTTTCCTCCGGCCGCAACCGAACGAGAGGTCGCCTTCGTGTCGAACAGCGCAGAACCGACGGTCACCGAGATCGAGGGCGACGAACCGCCGTGGGTGGCCGATCTGGGCGACGGGACGTACCGGAACCCGGTCCTCTTCACCGATCTGTCCGATCCGGACGTCATCCGCGTCGGCGAGGACTTCTACCTCGTCGCCTCGACCTTCGCCTGCGTGCCGGGGCTGGTGCTGGCGACCTCCCGCAACCTCGTCGACTGGCGACTGATCGCCAACGCACTACCCGAGCAGCAGCCCACCGAGGTCTATGCCACGCCGCAACCGGGCAAGGGCGTGTGGGCGCCCGCCCTGCGCCATCACGCCGGGCGGTTCTACATCTTCTACGGCGACCCCGACTTCGGGATCCGGGTGCTGGACGCGGAGCACATCGAGGGCCCGTGGTCGGAACCGAGGTTGATCAAGCCGGGTCTCGGACTGATCGACCCTTGCCCGTTCTGGGACGCCGACGGGACCGCCTACCTGGTGCACGGCTGGGCGGCCAGCCGATCCGGGATCAAGAACCGGTTGACACTGCACCGGATGAACGAGGCCGCCACCGAGTTGCTCGACGACGGACACCTGGTGATCGACGGCGACCAGGTACCGGGCTGTAACACCCTGGAGGGTCCCAAGCTGTATCGCCGCGGGGACTGGTACTACATCTTCGCCCCAGCAGGCGGGGTGGCCACCGGCTGGCAGTCGGTGTTCCGATCCCGCTCCATCGACGGTCCCTACGAGCACCGGATCGTGCTCGCGCAGCGCGACACCGAGGTCAACGGGCCGCACCAGGGCGCCTGGGTGGACACCCCGGCAGGCGAGGACTGGTTCCTACACTTCCAGGACCGGGGGGTCTACGGCCGGATCGTGCATCTGCAGCCGATGCAGTGGCTGCCGTCCGAATGGCCGGTCATCGGTGTCGACCCGGATGAGAACGGCTGCGGACGGCCGGTGTTGGTCCACCCCAAGCCCGCCCTGCCCTCGATCGACCCGGCCGACCGCGTCGTCGAGGAGACCTTCGCTCCCGGCGAACTGGGTCCGCAGTGGTCCTGGCAGGCCAATCCGGACCCGCGTTGGTGGTCGCTGTCCGAGGAGCCGGGCACCCTGCGGTTGGCGGCGCTACCGGAGGAGAACGCGGGCGATCTGCGGTCCCTCGGTCAGGTGCTCACCCGACGGATGCCCGCCGAGGAGTTCGTGGTCACCGTCGACCTGGGCCTGAATTCCGGTGCGACGGAGGCCGACCGGCGGGGCGGGGTGGTCGTGATCGGCTACGACTACGCCTGGGCCGGGATCGTCGCGGGCCCGGATGGTCAGCGCGTGGTGCTGCGACGCAGGCGCGCGGACGAGGACGTGGAGACCGAACTGGACTCCAGGAACCTGGCCACCGAGAATCTCGCGACCAGCGTGCGTATTCGGCTGGTGGTGACCGCAGGCGGTCACTGCCGGTTCGCGGTCGCGGGTGCGGATGGGGAGTTCGTCGGACTCGGTGGCGGCGCCGACGCGATCTTCGCGGCGACCGCCGGTCGTTGGGTGGGCGCCAAGATCGGGCTGTTCGCGGTCGCCGAGCCTGCTGCCGAGCCTGCGGCGACGGAACCCGGTTTCCTTGCTGTCGACAGGGTTCGGGTGACCGCTCTGCCTGCGGATTCGCAGTAGGACGGCGATTCGGCACGACTAGCCTGCGTCAGTCACCCCCCGGCAACGGCCGCGACCCGCAGCGCCCTGACGGCGGCTGCGGGTCGCGGTCATGCAGTCATGGTGTGGCTGGGAGGAATTGCTCGCGTCAGGACACGCCCGCGCCGTTGCCGACGATCGAGGGGATGCTCGACGCGGAGTCCGCGTTGTAGGAGTAGGGCACTCCGACGAAGCTGCCTCGGGTGTTGGGCGAACCGGAGTTCGAGTAGACGTTGTTGCGCTCGACCAGGTCGCCCGGGTCGGAGCTGGCGTAGCCGACCTCGGTGGGGGTGTCGACGCCCTGGAAGTAGTTGCCCTCGACCAGCACCGAGGCGTTCTCGGTCGACGCGATGCCGTACTCGTTGCTGTTGAGGTAGTAGTTGTTGAACACGTGCACGCCCCGGCCGTAGCGGATGCGCGGGTTACGGGTGTTGGTGTTGTCGTAGAAGTTGTGGTGGTACGTCACCCGCAGGTGGTTCGCGTCCGCGCTGTGGTTGTCGCTGTGGCCGAGCAGCGAGGTCTTGTCCGTTCCGTCGAAGTGGTTCCACGAGACGGTGACGAAGTCCGACTCCCGCTTGATGTCGAGCGAGCCGTCATAGCCGGGCAGGAACGTGTTGTGGTCGATCCAGATGTTGGTCGAACCGTCCTGCACGTTGACCGAGTCGTCGTCGGCATTGGCGAAGGTGATGTTGCGGATGATCACATTGTGCGCGCCGTCGACGTCGATGCCGCCGCCGTTGATCCGGGCGTTGTTGATGCCGATCAACGTCTTGTCCGAGGCGATGTCGTTCATCCCGCTCAGGTTGATCGTGCCGCTGACCTGGATGATCCGGGAACCGCTGGCCTGCATGTTGCTGATGAGCTGGGAGGCGGAGGTCACGGTGACGGTGCTCCCGCCCGCGCCGCCGGTGGTGCCGCCGTTGGTGGAGGCCCAACCGATGGGGCCCGCCTGCAGCACGCCGGGGTCGGCGGTGGGCTCGGCCGGATCGGCCTGAGCGGCGGTCACGCTGGTGATGGCGAGCAGGAGGGCACCTGCGGCGGCGAACGCGGCGGTCAACCGTCTGTTCGGGCGCGAGGTACGTACTGAGGAAGACGTCATTGTCAATCCCTTTCCACGTGCAGCCGATGGGGGATAGCGGGGGTCGCTGCGAACCTTCGGTGGCTATTCGGGGGAATGGAAACCATATGCCGAAGGACTTGGAAAACGTTATCCAAGTTCCGTCATTCTTACCATCACTCCGCGCGATCGCTCAATGAGCCGAACGGTCCAAATTGTTGGTCCGCCGAGCGTATTCTCGCTCGTTTCGGTCTAGATGGGGAGCGGTTGGCTACCACCGTAGTCGGGTGTTGACCAGGAGTTCCCCGGCCAATAGGGTGACGGAAAGCGCTTACTCGGCTGAGATTGGGGCATGGGTGGACTCGCTGAACCGAATGCGAGAAAGCGTTTCTCGTGACCCGATTCCCCGGTTTGCACGGCGGGTGTCCCGAATGGCGAGAAATATAGTGCTGCTCCGGTTGAGTTTGCGGTCGTGCATCGTCGATATTCGACGATGCGGGCATTGTTGATAGATCGAATTGATCGAATGAATAAGGAGCACCATGCGAAGAGCGATTGTCATCGCGCTGGCATCGGCCCTGGCCGTGCCCGCAGCGGGACTGGCCGGGTCGATTACCGCCTCGGCGGACGATGCCATCGAACCCGGTCCGGGCCACCACGGCGAACTCGGTAGACAGGTCCTGCCCGCCAACGACGGGTGGGCCTCGGCCGACGGCGGCACCACCGGCGGCGCGGGCGCAGCCGGCGAGGACGTGTACCGCGTGACCGACCATGCCGAACTCACCGAGGCATTGCGTGCGGCGCAGGACAGGCCGAGCATCATCGAGGTCGAGGGGATCATCGACGGCGACATCGATGCCGAGGGCAATCAGCTGACCTGCCAGGATCACGCAGACCCCGGCTACACCCTCGACGCCTATCTCCAGGCCTACGACCCGGAGACCTGGGGCGATGCCGACCCGAGTGGGCCGCTGGAAGAGGCCCGAGCCCGCTCGGCCACCAACCAGGCCGCGCACCTTCGCCTGGATGTACCCGCGGACACCA
This Actinoalloteichus hymeniacidonis DNA region includes the following protein-coding sequences:
- a CDS encoding ABC transporter substrate-binding protein — encoded protein: MSRSRRQRAGAIVAVFALGSALTACADTPDDGTVELSFQWWGNDERAQATQAAIDLFMAENPDIRVEVSYADYNAYVERLSTQVAGGNSPDVIQTDTPFLREFADRGVLRDLGEYVGEGIDTGSLPTELIDAGSINGILYGLPAGQNTQAILLDNAIWEEAGVTPPEAGWTWAQFEAAGAELHEATDGEVYGYTDVGGFSDWFDFWLRQDGKALYNPDGTLGFEEADLVAFWTWTKGLQDNGTFTPAEVTTTFTGGTDTSPLLAGRAGGEFNYDSTAPGYHAAFDGEITLSPWPTDTGSSGMTAGAASMYSIGTASEHPEEAAQLIDFMVNNVEAGQELGVVRSMPPNSAVREAIASELDGPNQQVFEYQESVAGMLSGAPPAPPAGAGSVKRSFTVVYDSFNFGGMSVEEAAAQLIGEAEQSIG
- a CDS encoding LuxR C-terminal-related transcriptional regulator; this translates as MVALAVRPATTDSERGQSRLSRSERVIEVRLTREERMILALLADGYLLDGIARRMCTSNRTLRRRIRGVCDRLGVQTPIQAVAWAARRGLI
- a CDS encoding glycoside hydrolase family 43 protein, with product MSNSAEPTVTEIEGDEPPWVADLGDGTYRNPVLFTDLSDPDVIRVGEDFYLVASTFACVPGLVLATSRNLVDWRLIANALPEQQPTEVYATPQPGKGVWAPALRHHAGRFYIFYGDPDFGIRVLDAEHIEGPWSEPRLIKPGLGLIDPCPFWDADGTAYLVHGWAASRSGIKNRLTLHRMNEAATELLDDGHLVIDGDQVPGCNTLEGPKLYRRGDWYYIFAPAGGVATGWQSVFRSRSIDGPYEHRIVLAQRDTEVNGPHQGAWVDTPAGEDWFLHFQDRGVYGRIVHLQPMQWLPSEWPVIGVDPDENGCGRPVLVHPKPALPSIDPADRVVEETFAPGELGPQWSWQANPDPRWWSLSEEPGTLRLAALPEENAGDLRSLGQVLTRRMPAEEFVVTVDLGLNSGATEADRRGGVVVIGYDYAWAGIVAGPDGQRVVLRRRRADEDVETELDSRNLATENLATSVRIRLVVTAGGHCRFAVAGADGEFVGLGGGADAIFAATAGRWVGAKIGLFAVAEPAAEPAATEPGFLAVDRVRVTALPADSQ
- a CDS encoding ABC transporter substrate-binding protein, with protein sequence MPTSIRKSRVGPRGPAAAAVSLLAACGVLAGCGGSGSDDGRVSLDFTWYGNDSRAEATQQAIDLFEERNPNITVNTSFSGFDAYFEKLSTQVAGRNIPDVVQMDAGYLREYAERGMLLDLNEYIGSEIDTELVDPNGLRSGTLADGQFAVPLGRSTQTMAYNPTIWADAGLEPPEIGDFTWDDLIEASEAISENTDGEVYGMTDPGWAIDWFQFFVRQQGRDFYTEEGIGFDEQDVVDYWTFTQDLSESGVFTPAEITSQHTGAVDTSPLVLGDAASELNYLGSSASLFPTMGDDVALAPGRATPTARWASTPRPRFRSPSAVRPSIPPNRPR
- a CDS encoding pectate lyase family protein; translation: MTSSSVRTSRPNRRLTAAFAAAGALLLAITSVTAAQADPAEPTADPGVLQAGPIGWASTNGGTTGGAGGSTVTVTSASQLISNMQASGSRIIQVSGTINLSGMNDIASDKTLIGINNARINGGGIDVDGAHNVIIRNITFANADDDSVNVQDGSTNIWIDHNTFLPGYDGSLDIKRESDFVTVSWNHFDGTDKTSLLGHSDNHSADANHLRVTYHHNFYDNTNTRNPRIRYGRGVHVFNNYYLNSNEYGIASTENASVLVEGNYFQGVDTPTEVGYASSDPGDLVERNNVYSNSGSPNTRGSFVGVPYSYNADSASSIPSIVGNGAGVS
- a CDS encoding DUF2264 domain-containing protein, whose translation is MPDEDRELSPITGWTRDHWAQTADRMLLGVRRHASSTHAQFRLPGSPSRSGEWSDGLEGFARTFLTAAFRIAGSGGDDPHDFLGRYAEGLAAGTDPRHAQRWPTFAETGQAKVEAASVVIGLHETREWLWDRLDDDVRQRVVEWLAPQVGEPAIDNNWIWFQNVTESFLRSVGGPWSQADLDRNCELTESWHRGAGWYTDGGLRKYDFYNAWAFHLYPLWWCRMSPGLPAAQEWRSTYLDRLREFLPGHAALFGGDGAPLFQGRSLTYRWAALAPVWASAVFDSGPFEPGVLRRWASGTLRYFLDRGALDADDVLTTGWHGSYPPLAQWYSGPASPYWASKGMLGLLLPADHPVWTATEAPMPVEESDFELDLPAPGWLVSGTKSDGVVRVVNHGTDRASDERLAVELPVYTAYAYSTHTAVQLDPALELRRGRGLAAEPTDATVALVDAAGSPSMRPPVTPLGVVDGVGFSRHRAHWSVDEEGTEFRIGPVVTVGSVLRGAWEVRLVRITESDDAAAGLPAAQPATGDPVGVDAVSLRVTGWPLAGAQPPQVESGTVAQGESQMREETMVAGGLRARSRGLRGLISAPALRAEGASALDRFSATSVLVGAAPLELGAVYAAAFELAGQDSESTLSVLSVAVVESDGATPVITVRWSDGRDQSFAWPD
- a CDS encoding rhamnulokinase, with the translated sequence MSSSGPSGGGSTVSCAAVDLGASSGRVILGRVGGGELTTTEVARFDNKPIRVPRGADDDRLHWDILRLYADVLAGLRRASELGPLDGIGIDSWAVDYGLLDAGGELLGNPIHYRDARTDGVLDQVRAELGARRIYATTGIQFMQINTLIQLVAARDSPALASARRLLLIPDLLCYWLTGEFGAEVTNASTTQLLDVGQRRWARELIRDAGIDEALLPRLREPGETIGVLAGSARDQLGGHATPVVAVGSHDTASAIVAVPATGTRFGYISCGTWSLVGLELAAPVLSEASRAANFTNELGVDGTTRYLRNVMGLWLLQESLRTWQSRGQQPEVVELLSGAAEAAPFRSLIDPDDPRFLAPGDMPARIAEVCRETGQPVPADRYQLVRCILESLALAYRRTLRTACELADREVDVLHIVGGGSRNELLCRWTADACGIPVVAGPVEATALGNLLVQARAVGAAGVGDLTAMRALVAATQDVHEYRPGGDIPAWDAAARRWSAIFER